Proteins found in one Rhodobacteraceae bacterium D3-12 genomic segment:
- the fliP gene encoding flagellar type III secretion system pore protein FliP (The bacterial flagellar biogenesis protein FliP forms a type III secretion system (T3SS)-type pore required for flagellar assembly.), protein MRPGFCVVRLGMLFAVIAAALVLPQVANAQEIAISLDEGGSLSGRTVQLIMLITVLSLAPGLAIMVTCFPFIVTVLSILRQAIGLQQSPPNMLIISLALFLTYFVMEPVFAEAWTQGVAPLVAEEVEIAVAFPKIIAPFKVFMSDRLDPETFAAMAALRPDVTDLTPSPDADLSVLVPSFLLSEISRAFQIGFLIFMPFLIIDLVVAAILMSMGMMMVPPAIVSLPFKLSFFVIADGWSLIASSLVRSYF, encoded by the coding sequence ATGAGGCCCGGCTTTTGCGTTGTCCGGTTAGGTATGTTGTTCGCGGTGATCGCAGCTGCCTTAGTGCTTCCTCAGGTGGCTAATGCGCAGGAAATAGCGATTTCTCTGGACGAGGGTGGTTCGCTTAGCGGGCGGACGGTTCAGCTGATCATGTTGATTACCGTTCTAAGCCTCGCTCCCGGGCTTGCTATCATGGTCACTTGCTTTCCCTTTATTGTGACGGTTTTGTCAATCCTCCGTCAGGCTATCGGATTGCAACAATCCCCGCCGAATATGTTAATTATCAGCCTAGCGCTGTTTTTGACGTATTTTGTGATGGAACCAGTTTTCGCCGAGGCTTGGACTCAAGGAGTGGCGCCGCTTGTCGCGGAGGAAGTCGAGATTGCAGTGGCTTTCCCCAAGATAATCGCCCCGTTTAAGGTCTTTATGTCCGACCGGCTGGACCCAGAAACATTCGCGGCGATGGCTGCTCTTCGTCCAGACGTGACGGATTTGACCCCTAGTCCCGATGCGGACCTCTCTGTTCTTGTTCCGAGCTTTCTTCTGTCGGAGATTTCCAGAGCTTTCCAAATAGGCTTTTTGATATTTATGCCATTTCTTATCATCGATCTAGTTGTTGCTGCTATCTTGATGTCGATGGGTATGATGATGGTCCCACCGGCCATCGTGTCGCTTCCATTCAAGCTGTCGTTTTTTGTGATCGCGGATGGGTGGAGTTTGATCGCGAGCAGTCTTGTGCGCAGTTACTTTTAG